The following are encoded in a window of Mannheimia varigena genomic DNA:
- the rpmA gene encoding 50S ribosomal protein L27 gives MATKKAGGSTRNGRDSEAKRLGVKRFGGESVLAGSIIVRQRGTKFHAGSNVGMGKDHTLFATADGKVKFEVKGEKSRKYVSIIAD, from the coding sequence ATGGCAACTAAAAAAGCTGGTGGTTCAACTCGCAACGGTCGTGATTCTGAAGCTAAACGCCTTGGTGTTAAACGTTTCGGTGGTGAATCTGTATTAGCAGGTAGCATCATTGTTCGTCAACGTGGTACTAAATTCCACGCGGGTTCAAATGTAGGTATGGGTAAAGACCACACTTTATTTGCAACTGCAGACGGTAAAGTTAAATTTGAAGTGAAAGGCGAGAAAAGCCGTAAATATGTAAGCATCATTGCTGACTAA
- the rplU gene encoding 50S ribosomal protein L21 produces the protein MYAVFQSGGKQHRVSEGQVVRLEKLEIATGEKVEFDSVLMVVNGEDVKIGAPVVAGAKVVAEVVAQGRGEKVKIVKFRRRKHSRKQQGHRQWFTEVKITGIQA, from the coding sequence ATGTACGCAGTTTTCCAAAGTGGCGGCAAACAACACCGTGTAAGCGAAGGTCAAGTAGTTCGTTTAGAAAAACTTGAAATCGCAACTGGTGAGAAAGTTGAATTCGATTCAGTTTTAATGGTCGTTAATGGCGAAGATGTTAAAATCGGTGCACCGGTAGTTGCTGGTGCAAAAGTAGTGGCTGAAGTTGTAGCACAAGGTCGTGGCGAGAAAGTTAAAATCGTTAAGTTCCGTCGTCGTAAACACAGCCGTAAACAACAAGGTCATCGTCAGTGGTTCACAGAAGTGAAAATCACTGGGATTCAAGCATAA
- the ispB gene encoding octaprenyl diphosphate synthase produces the protein MTVQLSLEQIQALANEDMQAVNAEILAQLNSEVLLINQLGHYIIAGGGKRIRPLISVLAARALGYQGKKHITAAAFIEFVHTATLLHDDVVDESDKRRGRDTANAVFGNAASVLVGDYIYTRSFQMMTDLDSLRVLKVMSSATNALAEGEVQQLMNVNDPNTTEANYMRVIYNKTARLFEAATQCVAIAAEASEEVENGLKEYGCYLGTAFQLVDDILDYSAQSESLGKNVGDDFVEGKPTLPLLHAMHTAEKASKTAQVELIRNAIENGGELEQIPDVLAIMTEHKSLDYAMQKAREEAQKAVDALAVLPESEYKQALISLAYLSVDRSY, from the coding sequence CTGACGGTGCAACTTTCTTTAGAACAAATTCAAGCCCTTGCAAATGAAGATATGCAAGCGGTAAATGCAGAAATTTTGGCTCAACTTAATTCGGAAGTCTTATTGATTAACCAGCTTGGGCATTACATTATCGCAGGCGGTGGCAAACGCATTCGCCCGTTAATTTCAGTGCTTGCAGCCCGCGCGTTAGGTTATCAAGGTAAAAAACATATTACAGCGGCAGCCTTTATTGAGTTTGTACATACGGCAACATTATTGCACGATGATGTGGTGGATGAATCCGACAAACGTCGTGGGCGAGATACTGCAAATGCGGTGTTTGGCAATGCAGCAAGCGTGTTAGTGGGTGATTATATCTACACTCGTTCTTTTCAAATGATGACGGATTTAGACTCGCTTCGTGTATTAAAAGTAATGTCTTCGGCAACCAATGCGTTGGCGGAAGGTGAAGTTCAGCAATTAATGAATGTGAACGACCCAAACACCACAGAAGCAAACTATATGCGTGTGATTTACAACAAAACTGCACGTTTGTTTGAAGCCGCTACGCAATGCGTGGCGATTGCTGCTGAAGCAAGTGAAGAGGTCGAAAATGGCTTAAAAGAGTACGGTTGTTATTTAGGCACGGCATTCCAACTTGTTGATGATATTTTAGACTACTCCGCCCAAAGTGAAAGTTTAGGTAAAAATGTAGGCGATGACTTTGTAGAAGGCAAACCAACGCTTCCGCTCTTACACGCAATGCACACAGCGGAAAAAGCAAGCAAAACCGCTCAAGTGGAGCTGATCCGCAATGCAATTGAAAACGGTGGTGAATTGGAGCAAATTCCAGACGTTTTAGCCATTATGACGGAACACAAATCTCTCGACTACGCAATGCAAAAAGCCCGTGAAGAAGCCCAAAAAGCGGTCGATGCGTTAGCGGTATTGCCTGAAAGTGAATACAAACAGGCATTGATTTCACTGGCGTATTTGTCGGTGGATAGATCCTATTAA
- a CDS encoding epoxyqueuosine reductase QueH, with protein sequence MTEQNQQPQEHIESVRARRRAQNQKKDPNAPFVREKLTLPNGHNKLLLHSCCAPCSGEVMEAIHASGIEFTIYFYNPNIHPLKEYLIRKEENIRFAEKWGIPFIDLDDDYENDRKEWFKKAKGMEWEPERGIRCTMCFDMRFEKAAEYAHNNGFPVFTSCLGISRWKDMNQINDCGHRAAAKFDDVVYWDYNWRKGGGSQRMIEISKRERFYQQEYCGCVYSLRDSNKWRLETGRERIEIGKLYYSPD encoded by the coding sequence ATGACAGAACAAAACCAACAACCCCAAGAACACATTGAAAGTGTGCGTGCTAGACGCCGTGCTCAAAATCAAAAAAAAGATCCAAACGCCCCTTTTGTGCGTGAGAAATTAACTCTTCCGAACGGACACAATAAGTTGCTGCTGCACTCTTGCTGTGCTCCGTGTTCGGGCGAAGTGATGGAAGCAATTCACGCCTCCGGCATTGAATTTACCATCTATTTCTATAACCCGAACATTCACCCACTCAAAGAGTATCTCATTCGTAAGGAAGAGAATATCCGCTTTGCTGAAAAGTGGGGTATTCCGTTTATCGATTTAGATGACGACTACGAAAACGACCGCAAAGAGTGGTTCAAAAAAGCCAAAGGGATGGAATGGGAACCTGAACGAGGCATTCGCTGCACAATGTGCTTTGATATGCGTTTTGAAAAAGCGGCAGAATACGCTCACAACAACGGCTTCCCGGTCTTTACCAGTTGCTTAGGTATTTCTCGCTGGAAAGATATGAACCAAATCAACGACTGCGGACACCGTGCCGCCGCTAAATTTGATGATGTTGTTTACTGGGATTACAACTGGCGTAAAGGCGGTGGTTCTCAGCGTATGATCGAAATCAGTAAGCGTGAACGCTTCTATCAGCAGGAATATTGCGGTTGCGTTTATTCCCTGCGTGATAGCAACAAATGGCGATTGGAAACTGGGCGTGAACGGATTGAGATCGGTAAACTGTATTATTCGCCAGATTAA
- the fabD gene encoding ACP S-malonyltransferase translates to MSKFAMVFPGQGSQAIGMLSDLAPQYPIVEETFKQASDVLGYDLWDLVQNGTAEELGQTQRTQPALLAASVAIFRVWQEKYPELKPSVMAGHSLGEYSALVCAGVLNFQDAIKLVELRGNAMQEAVPAGSGAMYAIIGLDNEAIITACEQAANETGEIVSAVNFNSPGQVVIAGTKAAAEKAGELCKAAGAKRALPLAVSVPSHCALMKPAAEKLATALQNIELNQPLVPVINNVDVAVESDAEAIRNALVRQLYSPVRWTETVEKMAQDGITTLYEIGPNKVLTGLTSRIVKELSAQAVNDVASLEAVQA, encoded by the coding sequence ATGTCAAAATTCGCTATGGTTTTCCCTGGGCAAGGCTCACAAGCTATTGGAATGCTTTCTGATCTTGCTCCACAATACCCAATTGTGGAAGAAACCTTCAAACAAGCAAGCGATGTGCTTGGCTATGATTTATGGGATTTAGTACAAAACGGCACAGCAGAAGAGCTAGGGCAAACTCAACGTACTCAACCGGCTTTATTAGCGGCATCGGTGGCAATTTTCCGTGTATGGCAAGAAAAATACCCTGAATTAAAACCGTCTGTAATGGCAGGTCATAGTTTAGGCGAGTACTCTGCCCTAGTTTGTGCCGGCGTGTTAAACTTCCAAGATGCCATCAAATTAGTTGAACTGCGTGGTAACGCAATGCAAGAAGCCGTCCCGGCAGGCAGCGGGGCGATGTATGCGATTATCGGCTTGGATAATGAGGCAATTATTACAGCGTGCGAACAAGCTGCAAATGAAACCGGCGAAATTGTTTCAGCAGTAAACTTTAACTCGCCAGGTCAAGTCGTGATTGCCGGTACAAAAGCGGCAGCTGAAAAAGCAGGTGAATTATGTAAAGCGGCAGGGGCAAAACGTGCGTTACCATTAGCCGTAAGCGTACCTTCACACTGTGCATTAATGAAACCAGCAGCGGAAAAATTAGCAACAGCATTGCAAAATATTGAGCTAAATCAACCGCTTGTACCTGTTATTAATAACGTTGATGTTGCGGTTGAGAGTGATGCTGAGGCTATTCGTAACGCTCTTGTTCGTCAGCTTTATAGCCCTGTGCGTTGGACAGAAACCGTCGAAAAAATGGCACAAGATGGCATCACAACGCTTTATGAAATCGGTCCAAACAAAGTATTAACCGGTTTAACAAGCCGTATTGTGAAAGAGTTATCAGCACAAGCAGTAAACGATGTTGCCAGCCTTGAGGCAGTTCAAGCCTAA
- the fabG gene encoding 3-oxoacyl-ACP reductase FabG, producing MSKIALVTGATRGIGKAIAEELVAKGYTVVGTATSEKGAESISAYLGENGKGLVLNVADAESIDSVLKQIKETFGDVDVLVNNAGITRDGLLMRMKDNDWFDIIQTNLTSVYRLSKAVLRPMMKKGGRIISIGSVVGSMGNPGQTNYCAAKAGLVGFSKSLAKEVASRGITVNVVAPGFIATDMTDELNEDQRNAILSQIPAGELGSPQDIAKAVAFLASDDARYINGETIHVNGGLYMG from the coding sequence ATGAGCAAAATCGCATTAGTTACAGGTGCAACTCGTGGTATCGGCAAAGCGATTGCCGAAGAATTGGTGGCAAAAGGCTACACAGTAGTTGGCACGGCGACCTCTGAAAAAGGGGCAGAATCTATTTCTGCTTACTTAGGCGAAAATGGCAAAGGTCTAGTACTAAACGTGGCAGACGCAGAATCTATTGATTCCGTATTAAAACAGATCAAAGAAACCTTTGGTGATGTGGATGTGCTAGTGAATAACGCAGGAATTACCCGTGATGGTTTATTAATGCGTATGAAAGATAATGATTGGTTCGACATCATTCAAACTAACCTTACATCTGTTTATCGCTTGTCTAAAGCGGTATTACGCCCAATGATGAAAAAAGGTGGTCGTATTATCAGTATTGGTTCCGTTGTTGGTTCAATGGGTAACCCGGGTCAAACAAACTACTGTGCGGCAAAAGCAGGTTTAGTCGGTTTTTCTAAATCCCTCGCAAAAGAAGTCGCAAGTCGTGGCATTACAGTAAACGTGGTTGCTCCGGGCTTTATTGCAACCGATATGACAGATGAACTAAACGAAGATCAACGCAATGCAATCTTAAGTCAAATTCCGGCTGGCGAACTTGGCTCTCCACAAGATATTGCAAAAGCAGTAGCATTCTTAGCCTCAGATGACGCACGTTATATCAACGGTGAAACCATTCATGTGAATGGTGGGTTATATATGGGTTAA
- the brnQ gene encoding branched-chain amino acid transport system II carrier protein produces MTKNTFIVGFMLFAIFFGAGNLIFPPKLGLDSGIDFLPSIIGFVLTGVGLPLLGIAVSGYYQGGYKEALSKNVHPYFSLLFLMAIYLTIGPFFAIPRTGATAYQMAVVPFIGESSTLSLLIFTLAYYLIAVWFSLNPSTVVDRIGAILTPVLLVAILALVVKAVILLGGNELPAVATKADPETPLFTGIVEGYLTMDALASITFSVIVISAIKAKGIGGKDLIKQTSMAGIIAAIALAAIYISLAWIGNHYPISAETLAELNTKGQNIGTFILNSVATDTFGEFGRTLLGVIVTLACLTTSIGLIVTTSEYFNEVFPKISYKIYVLIFSLISFAIANQGLDFVISKSVPVLLVLYPIAMTVIFLMFINIFIRLPLMAQRLPLALVTIVSILSVAGVEMMNSLPMKDISMEWIPFAIAGTVIGYLVGKKPN; encoded by the coding sequence ATGACTAAAAATACCTTCATCGTGGGCTTTATGCTCTTTGCGATTTTCTTTGGGGCGGGTAACTTAATTTTTCCGCCAAAACTCGGTTTAGATAGTGGCATTGATTTCCTGCCTTCTATTATTGGCTTCGTGCTTACCGGTGTTGGTTTGCCACTGCTTGGAATTGCCGTGAGCGGTTACTATCAAGGTGGTTATAAAGAAGCGTTGAGCAAAAATGTTCATCCTTATTTTTCGCTGCTATTTTTAATGGCAATTTATTTAACTATCGGACCATTCTTTGCCATTCCTCGCACAGGGGCAACAGCTTACCAAATGGCAGTTGTGCCGTTTATTGGTGAAAGTAGCACGCTTTCTTTATTGATATTTACACTAGCTTATTACTTAATTGCGGTATGGTTCAGCTTAAACCCATCAACGGTAGTAGATAGAATAGGTGCAATCTTAACTCCTGTATTATTGGTTGCAATTTTAGCATTAGTAGTTAAAGCCGTTATCTTATTAGGCGGAAATGAATTGCCTGCAGTAGCAACCAAGGCGGATCCCGAAACCCCTCTCTTTACAGGCATTGTTGAAGGTTATTTAACGATGGATGCTCTAGCTTCAATTACTTTCTCTGTGATTGTGATTAGTGCAATTAAGGCGAAAGGCATCGGTGGTAAAGACTTAATCAAGCAGACTTCAATGGCAGGCATAATTGCAGCTATTGCATTAGCAGCAATTTACATTTCGCTTGCTTGGATTGGTAACCACTACCCGATTAGTGCAGAAACTCTCGCAGAATTGAATACAAAAGGTCAAAACATCGGCACATTTATTCTTAATAGTGTTGCAACTGATACCTTCGGTGAGTTTGGTCGCACGCTACTTGGCGTGATTGTTACGCTTGCCTGCTTAACTACCTCGATTGGGTTAATCGTAACTACAAGTGAATATTTCAATGAAGTATTCCCGAAAATTTCCTATAAAATTTATGTATTAATTTTCAGTCTAATCAGCTTTGCGATTGCTAATCAAGGCTTAGATTTTGTGATTTCAAAATCTGTGCCTGTGTTGTTAGTGCTATATCCAATTGCAATGACAGTTATCTTCCTAATGTTTATCAACATCTTTATTAGATTGCCATTAATGGCTCAGCGCTTACCATTAGCATTAGTAACCATAGTGTCTATATTATCAGTTGCCGGAGTGGAAATGATGAACTCTCTACCAATGAAAGATATTTCAATGGAGTGGATTCCGTTTGCCATTGCAGGTACAGTAATTGGCTATCTAGTTGGTAAAAAGCCTAATTAA